The following are from one region of the Theropithecus gelada isolate Dixy chromosome 6, Tgel_1.0, whole genome shotgun sequence genome:
- the PKD2L2 gene encoding polycystic kidney disease 2-like 2 protein isoform X2, whose amino-acid sequence MAEASRWHRGGASKHKLHYRKEVEITTTLQELLLYFIFLINLCILTFGMVNPHMYYLNKVMSSLFLDTSVPGEERTNFKSIRSITDFWKFMEGPLLEGLYWDSWYNNQQLYNLKNSSRIYYENILLGVPRVRQLKVRNNTCKVYSSFQSLMSECYGKYTSANEDLSNFGLQINTEWRYSTSNTNSPWHWGFLGVYRNGGYIFTLSKSKSETKNKFIDLRLNSWITRGTRVIFIDFSLYNANVNLFCIIRLVAEFPATGGILTSWQFYSVKLLRYVSYYDYFIASCEITFCIFLFVFTTQEVKKIKEFKSAYFKSIWNWLELLLLLLCFVAVSFNTYCNVQIFLLLGELLESTEQYSDFYFLACWHIYYNNIIAITIFFAWIKIFKFISFNKTMSQLSSTLSRCIKDIVGFAIMFFIIFFAYAQLGFLIFGSQVDDFSTFQNSIFAQFRIVLGDFNFAGIQQANPILGPIYFITFIFFVFFVLLNMFLAIINDTYSEVKADYSIGRRPDFELGKMIKQSYKNVLEKFRLKKARKDEDKKTKGSGDLAEQARREGFDENEIQKAEQMKKWKERLEKKYYSTEIQDDYQPVTQEEFRDGTTTKYKMRFSECLTK is encoded by the exons ATGGCTGAGGCGTCACGGTGGCACCGAGGGG GGGCTTCGAAACATAAGCTGCATTACAGAAAGGAAGTAGAAATTACCACCACACTTCAGGAATTGTTactctactttatttttttaataaacctATGTATAT TGACTTTTGGGATGGTAAACCCACATATGTATTACTTAAACAAGGTTATGTCATCTCTATTTTTGGACACTTCTGTGCCTGGTGAAGAAAGAACCAACTTTAAGTCTATTCGCAGCATAACTGATTTTTGGAAG TTTATGGAAGGTCCCCTTTTGGAAGGTCTGTACTGGGATTCATGGTACAATAACCAGCAGCTGTATAATTTAAAGAACAGCAGTCGCATCTACTATGAGAATATACTTCTAGGAGTCCCCAGAGTTCGTCAACTAAAAGTCCGCAACAACACATGCAAAGTCTATTCATCTTTTCAGTCTTTGATGAGTGAATGTTATGGCAAATATACTTCTGCAAATGAAGACCTCTCTAATTTTGGCCTTCAAATTAATACTGA ATGGAGATATTCTACTTCTAATACCAACTCCCCTTGGCACTGGGGATTTCTTGGTGTTTACCGAAATGGAGGATATATTTTCActttatcaaaatcaaaatctgaAACCAAAAACAAGTTCATTGACCTTCGACTGAACAGCTGGATCACAAGAGGGACTAgagttatttttattgatttttccttATATAATGCTAACGTAAATCTATTTTGTATTATCAG ATTGGTGGCAGAATTCCCTGCAACTGGAGGAATACTTACTTCATGGCAGTTTTACTCTGTGAAGCTCCTCAGATATGTTAGCTACTATGATTATTTTATTGCTTCCTGTGAAatcacattttgtatttttctttttgtcttcacaACACaagaagtcaaaaaaataaaagaatttaagtCTGCCTATTTCAAAAGTATTTGGAACTGGCTAGAATTGCTACTTTTGCTG TTGTGTTTTGTGGCTGTTTCCTTCAACACATACTGTAATGTACAAATTTTTCTCTTACTTGGAGAGCTGTTGGAAAGTACTGAACAATATTCAGATTTCTATTTTCTTGCATGCTGGCACATTTATTACAATAATATAATTGCTATTACCATCTTTTTTGCATGGATaaag ataTTCAAATTCATAAGCTTTAACAAGACAATGTCTCAGCTGTCATCAACCTTGTCCCGTTGTATTAAAGACATAGTAGGATTTGCCATCATgttttttataatattctttgctTACGCCCAGTTAGGATTTCTTATTTTTGGATCACAAGTTGATGACTTTTCTACTTTTCAGAATTCCAT aTTTGCACAATTTCGAATTGTTCTTGGAGATTTTAATTTTGCTGGTATTCAGCAAGCCAATCCTATCTTGGGACCCATTTACTTCATCACTTTCAtcttttttgtgttctttgtcCTGCTG AATATGTTCTTGGCAATTATTAATGATACCTACTCTGAAGTGAAAGCTGATTATTCAATAGGCAGAAGGCCGGATTTTGAACTTGGTAAAATGATTAAACAG AGTTACAAAAATGTTCTCGAGAAATTCAGACTGAAGAAAGCTCGAAAAGATGAAGACAAGAAAAC CAAAGGCAGCGGAGATTTGGCTgaacaagccagaagagaaggcTTTGACGAAAAT